A region of the Pseudarthrobacter phenanthrenivorans Sphe3 genome:
AAAGACAACCTCCACCATCAACCTCGCCGCGGCGCTGGCCGAGTACGGCCGCCGCGTGCTCCTGGTCGATTTCGACCCCCAGGGGGCCTTGTCCGCAGGCCTCGGCGTCAATCCCCATGAGCTGGACCTCACGGTCTACAACGTGCTGATGGACCGCAAAGTGGACATCCGCGATGCCATCCACCAGACCGGGGTGGAAAACGTCGACCTGTTGCCGGCCAACATCGATTTGTCGGCAGCGGAAGTCCAGCTGGTGAACGAAGTGGCGCGCGAGCAGGTCCTGGACCGCGCCCTGAAGAAAGTCGAGGACGACTACGACGTCGTCCTCATCGACTGCCAGCCGTCGCTGGGCCTGCTGACCGTCAATGCGCTCACCGCAGCACACGGCGTCATCATTCCGCTGATCTGCGAGTTTTTTGCCCTCCGTGCCGTAGCCCTTCTGGTGGAAACCATCGACAAGGTGCAGGACCGGCTCAACCCCCGCCTGCAGGTGGACGGCGTGCTGGCTACCATGTACGACGCCCGCACCCTGCACAGCCGTGAAGTGATCACCCGCCTTGTGGAAGCTTTCGGAGACAAGGTTTTCGAGACCGTCATCAAGCGCTCCATCAAATTCGCGGATGCCACGGTGGCGGCGGAGCCGATCACCAGCTATGCCGGCAACCACGTGGGAGCGGATGCCTACCGCAGGCTGGCCAAAGAGCTGATCTCGCGCGGCGGCGCACCCTAGCTACGCCGTGGCCGATTCCAAACCCGGCTTCGAGGTGCGGCTGGCCAACTTCACCGGTCCGTTCGACCTCCTGTTGGGGCTGATCGCAAAACACCAGCTGGACATCACCGAAGTGGCGATCGCCACGGTGACCGACGAATTCATCAAGTACATCCGGAAGCTGCAAAAGCTGGGCGAGGAATGGGCGCTGGACGAGGCCAGCGAATTCCTGGTGATTGCCGCCACGCTGCTGGACCTCAAAGCCGCCCGGCTGCTTCCTGCCGGCGAGGTCGAGGATGACGAGGACATAGCGCTCCTGGAAGCCAGGGATCTCCTCTTTGCCCGGCTGCTTCAATACAAGGCCTTCAAGCACGTTGCCGGCCTCCTTGGCGAAACCCTGCACCAGGAAGCACAGCGCTTCCCCCGCCAGGTGGCCCTTGAGGAGCACTTCGCCGCCATGCTTCCCGAACTTGTCTGGAAGCACACCCCCGAACAGTTCGCCGCCCTGGCGGAGGCCGCGCTGCGTCCCAAGGCGGCGGCTCCCACCGAAGTCGGGCTGGCCCACCTCCATGGCGGCAACGTCAGCGTCAAGGAACAAGCCGAGATCGTGGGTCTGCGCCTCCAGCGTGAGTCACCCCTGACCTTCCGGGCCATCATCGCCGATGCCGAGTCAACCCTGGTGGTGGTGGCCCGGTTCCTGGCCCTGCTGGAGCTGTTCCGTGACAAGGCGGTCTCGTTCGACCAGCTTTCGCCGCTTGCCGACCTCGCCGTCCACTGGACGGCGGGTGGCCGGCAGTGGTCCGCGGAGAACCTGAGCGATGAATTTGAGGAGCAGTTGTGACCAACGGAGCCATGGACGACGCACGCCCAGGGGCGGCCGATCCCCAAAACCTGCCCGGTGGGGCCAAGGCCGCCATCGAGGCTGTGCTGATGGTTATTGACCAGCCCGCCACGGAAGAGGAACTGGCAGCGGGCCTGGACCTGTCGGTTGATACGGTCGCTGCGCTGCTGGCCGAACTTCAGCGCGAGTATAACGGCTATACTGTTAAAGCCCCGGATATGGATCAGGCCAGCCCAGCTGGTTTCGGCTCCAGCCCCCGGGGTTTTGAATTGCGGAACGTCGGCGGCGGCTGGCGCATCTACTCGCGGCCGGAATTTGCCGACATCGTGGGCAAGTATGTGCTGGAAGGGCAGACGGCCAGGCTGACGCAGGCAGCCTTGGAGACGCTTGCCGTCATCGCATACCGGCAGCCGGTTTCCAGGGCCAGGGTATCCGCAATTCGGGGCGTCAATGTTGACTCCGTAGTTCGCACGCTCGCCCAGCGGGGACTGATCGAGGACGCGGGCACGGATGCTGAATCCGGCGCCATCCTTTACCGGACAACCTCGTATTTCCTGGAACGGATGGGAATCAGTTCGGTGGCCGGGCTGCCACAGTTGTCACCACACATTCCGGGGCTGGATGGCATCGCGGAGTACTACGACGCCGAAGGCATCTAGCGGGGTTCGCCCTGGCTGGGCAATAACATTTATCAGGGCAGACTATTTCTGTACGGCCGGTTGAGGTGTCTGCGGACAGCTTTCCGGCACAACAATTGAAGGACGGGTCATGACACAGGCGGGACGCCAGGGTTCACCACGTAACGGTTCGGGACGCGGCGGAACAGAACGCGGCAAACCACAACGCAATACTTTCCAGGGTGGCAATGCCGCGGGTGGATCCCGCGGCGGCGCTGCCAAGCGCGGGGCCGCTTTCGGCAGTGACCGGCCGCACCGCGCTCCCAAGCCGCGCGAGGAGCGGTTCATCGATCCCGACCAGGCCGGTCCCCAGCAGGGACACCCGGAGCCCACGTCCGCCAAGGCGTCGTCCCGGAAACCTGCCGCCCGCAAGCCGGGAGCCAGGAAGGCGCCAGGGACACCGGGCGCCCTTAAGCCAAAGCCGCGCACCGGTGCTCCCGGAACGGCAGCTTCCCGGGCTTTTGGCAGCGAACGCTTCGGACAGAACCTGGGTCCCATCCGCAAGCCCTCGCGCAGGAAGGGTCCGCGTGGTGAAGTTCCCCAGTCGGAGCTCCATGATGCAGACGGCGTGCGCCTGCAGAAGGTGATGGCGTCAGCCGGCGTGGCATCGCGCCGCGTCTGCGAAGAGATGATCGCCGAGGGCCGGGTGGAAGTGGACGGCCAGGTCGTCACCGAGCTCGGCGTCCGCGTCGACCCGAAGACGGCCGTCATCCACGTGGACGGCATCCGGATCCAGCTCGACGAAAACATGGTCTACATGGTGTTCAACAAGCCCAAGGGCGTTGTTTCCACCATGGAGGATCCCGAAGGGCGCCCCTGCATCAGCGACTTCCTGAAGAACGCCAAGAACAAGGGCGAGCGGCTCTTCCACGTGGGCCGGCTTGACGTCGCCACCGAGGGGCTGCTCCTGCTGACCAATGACGGCGAACTGGCCAACCGCCTGACCCACCCTTCCTACGAAGTGCCCAAGACTTACCTGGTGCAGGTGCGCGGTCCCTTCCCGCAGGGTATCGGTGCACAGCTCAAGGAAGGCGTGGAACTCGAGGACGGCTTTGCCTCTGTGGATTCTTTCCGGCTGGTCGACTCCACGCCCGGCCACGTCCTGATCGAGGTTGTGCTGCACTCCGGCAAGAACCGCATTGTCCGACGGCTTTTCGACGCCGTCGGGTTCCCGGTGCTGCGGCTGGTCCGCGTCAAGGTGGGACCCATTGGCCTGGGAGACCAGCGCCAGGGAAGCATCCGCAACCTCGGCAAGCAGGAAGTCGGCCATCTGCTGGCATCCGTAGGGCTCTGAGGCATGTCCGCCTTCCACAGCCTGGGCCGCGGGCACCTGGACGGTCCCGTGGTGGTCCTCGGTACCGGCCTGCTGGGCACAAGTATCGGACTGGGCCTGCGCGGCCGGGGCGTGCCCGTGTTCCTGTCCGATCCCTCGCCCACCAACCAGGCAGTAGCCGTGGATATCGGTGCCGGCCGGCCGCTGGCAGAGCTGGGCGGCGTCGTGCCGCAACTGGTGGTGGTGGCGGCCCCGCCGGACGTCACGGCCGGCGTCGTGGCGCAAGCCCTGTCCGACTATCCCGCTTCCGTTGTGGTGGACATTGCCAGCGTTAAGGAGGACATCCTGGCGCAGCTGCGCAGCCGCGGCGTGGACCTCTCCCGCTATGTGGGGACCCACCCCATGGCGGGACGGGAAAAGTCCGGTCCAGTGGCCGCGCGCGGCGAGCTGTTCACCTCGATGCCCTGGGTGGTGTGTCCCTCGGAGGAAACGTCCGCGGCGGCGCTCCAGACGGCCCGGTCGCTGGCCTCCGACCTGGGAGCCGTCGTCTCCCAGTTCACCGCTGACGAACATGATGAAGCGGTTGCCCTGGTGTCGCACCTGCCCCAGATCATGTCCTCGCTGCTGGCCAGCCGCCTGCAGGGCACGCCGCTGCATGCGCTGTCCCTTGCGGGCAACGGGCTGCGCGATGTAACCCGGATTGCCGCCAGCGATCCGTCCCTTTGGGTGCAGATCCTGGGCGGCAACGCCGCCAAGGTGGTGGAGATCCTCTACGGCGTCCGTGAAGACCTCAACCGGCTGATCGGGACACTGGAAAATCCCACGGCGCCCGGTGCACGGCTGGACCTGGCCCAGTTGATGAGCGAAGGCAATGCAGGCCAGGCCCGCATTCCGGGCAAGCACGGCGGACCGCCGCAGGCCTATTCCTGGCTGACGGTCCTGGTGGATGACAAGCCGGGCCAGATAGCCCGGCTTTTGACGGAGATCGGGGAGATCGGTGTGAACCTCGAGGACCTCCGGCTTGACCACTCGTCGGGACAAAACGTGGGTATGGTGGAAATATCCGTGTTGCCGAACAAGCATGACCACCTGATCGAAGCACTCAACGACCGCGGATGGCGGGTACTCCAGTAATGACACAGGAACTTCTCGATACCATGCCGGCGCTGCGCATCGGACGCCCGCTGGTGGTTGCCATCGATGGCCCCTCCGGCTCAGGCAAGTCCAGCGTCAGCAAGGAAGTGGCCCGCAGGCTCCGGTTGGCCTACCTGGATACCGGCGCGATGTACCGCGCCTTGACCTGGTACTGCGTCACCCACGGGATCGAGCTCAACGATGCCGCTGCAGTGGAGCAAGCCGCCCGGGACCTGGTCCTTGAACTAAGCACCAGTCCGCAGGAGGACTACGTGCGGGTGGACGGTGTGGACGTCACCGACGCCATCCGCGAGCCGGCCATTTCGTCCGCGGTCAGCGCAGTGGCCACAACCCTCGGCGCCAGGACTGAGCTGATCCGGCGGCAGCGGGAACTGATTGAAAAGCACCACCGCCGGATGGTGGTGGAAGGCAGGGACATCACTACCGTCGTCGCGCCCGGCGCCGAAGTCCGGATGCTGCTGACCGCCAGCGAGGAAGCGCGGCTGCGCCGGCGCGGCATCCAGCTCGGCGGAACCCAGGATGCGGAACAGCTGGCGGCGCAGGTGACCCATCGCGATGCCAAGGATTCCACGGTGGTCAATTTCACCAAGGCTGCCTCCGGCGTCGTCACGCTGGACTCATCCGACCTTGATTTCGACCAAACGGTGAACGCCGCCCTCGTCATCGTCACGAAGGTCCTCAACCGTGACTGACGGCAGGCCGGGAATCCCGTCCGGCCTGACCATGGCGTGGAGCAGGCCGGTGGGCTGGGTCCTGGACCATCTGGTGTACCGGACCACCGTCACGGGCAGGGACAACGTTCCCACCGGCGGGCCGGTGATCTTCGCTGCGAACCACATCAGCTTCCTGGACGGGCCTGTCATGTTCGGCGCCTCGCCCAGGCCCATGCACATCCTGGTCAAGCAGGAAATGTTCAGCGGATTCCTGGGCCGGGTGCTCACCGCCTCCGGACAGCTGCCGGTGGACCGGCGCGGCGACCGCGCAGCCCTGCAGCGCTGCAAGGAAGTGCTCGACGCCGGGCGGTGCGTAGGGATCCTTCCCGAAGGCACGCGGGGGAGCGGGGCGGCGGCGGACATCAACGGCGGCGTGGCCTGGCTGGCGCTGAACTCCGGAGCCCCGGTGGTTCCGGTGGCGATCCTGGGGACCCGCAGGGGCGGCGAACACCTGGATTACGTACCCCGGCCGGGCAGGCGCTTCCACGTCAGCTTCGGAAATGCCCTCACCCTTGCCCGGCGGGCCGGGGAAAGCGGGCGTGCTTCAATGGACAGGGCGGCGCTGGAAATCCGCGCTGCGCTGGCAGGGCACGTCCAGGATTCCATTCAACTCAGCGGGCAGCCCCTGCCCACGGCAGATGCCCACAAAGACTTAACAGCAGTAGCCGGGACGCCGGCAGATGACCACTAAGGACAGTGCAATGAGCGATACGACTCAAACTCCCGGCCACCCCGGCGCCGGCGAAGACGATTACACGCCCACGGGCACGGACCAGGTGGCCGAACGGCTGGCTGCCATTGACGACGACGAGGCGGAACTTCGCGCGGCGTCCCTCCGGGCCGGCCTGGAGGACTATGACCTCGATGAGGAAGACGCCGCGCTGCTGCGTGGGGAGTATGGCGACGAGGACTTCGAGGGACCCGTCAAGCTCGACCCCGTCCTGGCCATCATCGGACGCCCCAACGTGGGGAAGTCAACCCTGGTGAACCGCATCCTGGGCCGCCGCGAGGCCGTGGTGGAGGATACCCCCGGCGTCACCCGCGACCGTGTCATGTACTCCGCCAACTGGAACGGCCGCAACTTCACCCTTGTGGACACCGGCGGTTGGGAGCACGACGCCCGCGGCATCCACGCCAGGGTTGCCGAACAGGCGGAGATGGCCGTGGAACTCGCGGACGCCGTG
Encoded here:
- a CDS encoding ParA family protein, with translation MSSEQGSATLEGTEFDLDNAVMGPTGRPYREFPEPAPLSSHGPARVIAMVNQKGGVGKTTSTINLAAALAEYGRRVLLVDFDPQGALSAGLGVNPHELDLTVYNVLMDRKVDIRDAIHQTGVENVDLLPANIDLSAAEVQLVNEVAREQVLDRALKKVEDDYDVVLIDCQPSLGLLTVNALTAAHGVIIPLICEFFALRAVALLVETIDKVQDRLNPRLQVDGVLATMYDARTLHSREVITRLVEAFGDKVFETVIKRSIKFADATVAAEPITSYAGNHVGADAYRRLAKELISRGGAP
- a CDS encoding segregation and condensation protein A translates to MADSKPGFEVRLANFTGPFDLLLGLIAKHQLDITEVAIATVTDEFIKYIRKLQKLGEEWALDEASEFLVIAATLLDLKAARLLPAGEVEDDEDIALLEARDLLFARLLQYKAFKHVAGLLGETLHQEAQRFPRQVALEEHFAAMLPELVWKHTPEQFAALAEAALRPKAAAPTEVGLAHLHGGNVSVKEQAEIVGLRLQRESPLTFRAIIADAESTLVVVARFLALLELFRDKAVSFDQLSPLADLAVHWTAGGRQWSAENLSDEFEEQL
- the scpB gene encoding SMC-Scp complex subunit ScpB, whose protein sequence is MDDARPGAADPQNLPGGAKAAIEAVLMVIDQPATEEELAAGLDLSVDTVAALLAELQREYNGYTVKAPDMDQASPAGFGSSPRGFELRNVGGGWRIYSRPEFADIVGKYVLEGQTARLTQAALETLAVIAYRQPVSRARVSAIRGVNVDSVVRTLAQRGLIEDAGTDAESGAILYRTTSYFLERMGISSVAGLPQLSPHIPGLDGIAEYYDAEGI
- a CDS encoding pseudouridine synthase — protein: MTQAGRQGSPRNGSGRGGTERGKPQRNTFQGGNAAGGSRGGAAKRGAAFGSDRPHRAPKPREERFIDPDQAGPQQGHPEPTSAKASSRKPAARKPGARKAPGTPGALKPKPRTGAPGTAASRAFGSERFGQNLGPIRKPSRRKGPRGEVPQSELHDADGVRLQKVMASAGVASRRVCEEMIAEGRVEVDGQVVTELGVRVDPKTAVIHVDGIRIQLDENMVYMVFNKPKGVVSTMEDPEGRPCISDFLKNAKNKGERLFHVGRLDVATEGLLLLTNDGELANRLTHPSYEVPKTYLVQVRGPFPQGIGAQLKEGVELEDGFASVDSFRLVDSTPGHVLIEVVLHSGKNRIVRRLFDAVGFPVLRLVRVKVGPIGLGDQRQGSIRNLGKQEVGHLLASVGL
- a CDS encoding prephenate dehydrogenase, producing MSAFHSLGRGHLDGPVVVLGTGLLGTSIGLGLRGRGVPVFLSDPSPTNQAVAVDIGAGRPLAELGGVVPQLVVVAAPPDVTAGVVAQALSDYPASVVVDIASVKEDILAQLRSRGVDLSRYVGTHPMAGREKSGPVAARGELFTSMPWVVCPSEETSAAALQTARSLASDLGAVVSQFTADEHDEAVALVSHLPQIMSSLLASRLQGTPLHALSLAGNGLRDVTRIAASDPSLWVQILGGNAAKVVEILYGVREDLNRLIGTLENPTAPGARLDLAQLMSEGNAGQARIPGKHGGPPQAYSWLTVLVDDKPGQIARLLTEIGEIGVNLEDLRLDHSSGQNVGMVEISVLPNKHDHLIEALNDRGWRVLQ
- the cmk gene encoding (d)CMP kinase; the encoded protein is MTQELLDTMPALRIGRPLVVAIDGPSGSGKSSVSKEVARRLRLAYLDTGAMYRALTWYCVTHGIELNDAAAVEQAARDLVLELSTSPQEDYVRVDGVDVTDAIREPAISSAVSAVATTLGARTELIRRQRELIEKHHRRMVVEGRDITTVVAPGAEVRMLLTASEEARLRRRGIQLGGTQDAEQLAAQVTHRDAKDSTVVNFTKAASGVVTLDSSDLDFDQTVNAALVIVTKVLNRD
- a CDS encoding lysophospholipid acyltransferase family protein, translated to MAWSRPVGWVLDHLVYRTTVTGRDNVPTGGPVIFAANHISFLDGPVMFGASPRPMHILVKQEMFSGFLGRVLTASGQLPVDRRGDRAALQRCKEVLDAGRCVGILPEGTRGSGAAADINGGVAWLALNSGAPVVPVAILGTRRGGEHLDYVPRPGRRFHVSFGNALTLARRAGESGRASMDRAALEIRAALAGHVQDSIQLSGQPLPTADAHKDLTAVAGTPADDH